Proteins from one Mytilus galloprovincialis chromosome 11, xbMytGall1.hap1.1, whole genome shotgun sequence genomic window:
- the LOC143051149 gene encoding uncharacterized protein LOC143051149, which yields MACLYRILMAKLRHSTKLKQSTKATIDRYCDRVSAFYISLQIPVLFWSQDNKVNLMPVADKYLLVGDDTMVQNVKAHIFAEFEKSTFRNMWYGRRSITIDIIKETKQYEALKDNNQKIGLLVCIPSQDDLSKAKYCLPEKLPSNIKCKSLLVEKQGGVDSVVENINRCTEKNPNIKHLFKGSDIKTLSPVPPTVYVNTKMDESTKQFLYFVFAICVSVYSMKR from the exons ATGGCATGTTTGTATCGAATACTTATGGCAAAGCTTCGACACTCAACAAAACTTAAACAAAGCACTAAAG CTACAATAGATCGATACTGCGATAGAGTGTCGGCATTCTACATATCACTTCAAATTCCTGTGTTATTTTGGAGTCAAGATAACAAG gTAAACCTGATGCCAGTAGCGGACAAATACCTACTGGTTGGGGATGACACTATGGTTCAAAATGTAAAAGCTCATATATTTGCAGAATTCGAAAAGTCTACATTCCGTAATATGTGGTATGGCAGGAGAAGTATAACCATTGACATAATAAAGGAAACCAAACAATACGAAGCATtaaaagataacaaccaaaaaatcGGGTTGCTGGTATGTATTCCATCACAAGATGATCTTTCAAAGGCGAAATATTGCCTGCCAGAAAAATTACcatcaaatataaaatgtaagAGTCTATTAGTGGAAAAACAAGGTGGGGTGGATTCTGTGGTGGAAAATATAAACCGTTGTACTGAGAAAAATCCAAACATAAAACATCTTTTCAAAGGATCTGATATAAAGACGTTATCTCCTGTACCTCCTACAGTATACGTCAACACGAAGATGGATGAATCCACTAAGCAGTTTTTATACTTTGTATTTGCCATATGTGTGTCTGTCTATTCAATGAAACGTTAG